The Clostridia bacterium genome includes a window with the following:
- a CDS encoding terminase family protein, which yields MSGPLGSRPHSEALPPVIQLRGYQQRWIDDKARFTLGVKSARIGFSFATGGKRLLRLLEKPNHTVTVLSASKAQSIEFVENVQKIRQAMGAVAEIFEEPFVDQFGVTSETQSRLQLANGSRMIALPANPRTARGYPGDAVLDEFAHHQDSYAIWAAVMRQLALGHEADVLSTPNGEQGKFFDLARDLGLVDGVAPDTNPVRKGPWSGHWVDVNLAVAEGCPINIEEMREGIKDDDTFAQEFLCVFLKAVGAWIGVDLIQAAEDDGATIMWPQGYVPIGPVYGGLDVARDRDKSVLWLDEHLGDVAWTRGVISYHGMPFPQQHKSFSPLVGLTTRTAIDSTGMGIALFDYLVQDYPGRVMGVNFAGNNDAGVKLKTDLAILLKKRLEAGKKRIPADKDIRQELMAIKREVTGTGVRFDAPRIEVDGAVAGGKKRKLYSHADSFWAAALAEFAARNTVPAALGSADVQFGVRSAQASDEVVQHDLLSRRAGGEYSVGARSHERRAW from the coding sequence GTGAGCGGACCTTTGGGCTCCCGCCCGCATAGCGAGGCGCTGCCGCCCGTAATCCAGCTGCGCGGTTATCAGCAGCGGTGGATCGACGACAAGGCACGCTTCACGCTTGGGGTAAAGTCCGCGCGCATCGGCTTCTCGTTCGCAACGGGAGGAAAGCGCCTCCTTCGCTTACTCGAAAAGCCGAATCACACCGTCACGGTGTTGAGCGCTTCGAAAGCTCAGTCGATCGAGTTCGTCGAGAACGTTCAGAAAATTCGCCAGGCGATGGGCGCGGTCGCGGAAATCTTTGAGGAGCCTTTTGTTGACCAGTTTGGGGTGACTTCCGAAACACAGTCGCGCCTCCAGCTTGCAAACGGCTCGCGCATGATTGCATTGCCTGCCAATCCTCGTACGGCACGCGGTTATCCCGGAGACGCAGTGCTCGACGAGTTCGCACACCACCAGGACAGCTATGCGATCTGGGCGGCCGTGATGCGCCAGCTCGCTCTTGGGCATGAAGCCGACGTTCTCTCGACACCGAATGGCGAACAAGGAAAGTTTTTCGACCTCGCTCGCGATCTCGGATTAGTGGACGGCGTAGCTCCTGATACCAATCCCGTTCGCAAAGGTCCCTGGTCCGGGCACTGGGTGGATGTGAACCTCGCGGTGGCAGAGGGCTGCCCCATCAATATCGAAGAGATGCGCGAGGGCATCAAGGACGACGATACCTTCGCCCAGGAATTCCTTTGTGTGTTCCTTAAAGCAGTCGGCGCGTGGATTGGCGTGGATCTGATCCAGGCGGCCGAGGACGATGGCGCGACGATCATGTGGCCGCAAGGGTACGTTCCTATCGGGCCTGTCTACGGCGGACTCGACGTCGCCCGCGATCGCGATAAGAGCGTGCTCTGGCTTGACGAGCACCTCGGCGACGTCGCTTGGACTCGCGGCGTGATCTCGTATCACGGCATGCCGTTCCCGCAACAACACAAGAGCTTTTCTCCTCTGGTCGGACTTACGACGAGGACCGCGATCGACAGCACTGGCATGGGTATCGCGCTTTTCGATTACCTGGTGCAGGACTATCCGGGACGCGTGATGGGTGTGAACTTCGCCGGCAACAATGATGCCGGCGTGAAGTTGAAGACAGATCTCGCGATCCTGCTGAAGAAGCGTCTTGAAGCCGGGAAGAAACGCATTCCCGCCGACAAAGATATTCGCCAGGAGTTGATGGCGATCAAGCGTGAAGTGACCGGCACGGGCGTGCGCTTCGACGCGCCGCGCATTGAAGTGGACGGAGCAGTTGCGGGCGGAAAGAAGCGGAAGCTCTACAGCCACGCTGATAGCTTCTGGGCGGCAGCTCTCGCCGAGTTCGCGGCGCGTAATACGGTGCCTGCAGCGCTCGGATCCGCAGATGTGCAGTTCGGTGTTCGCTCAGCACAGGCGAGCGATGAAGTAGTTCAGCACGATTTACTCAGCCGTCGCGCAGGCGGCGAGTACTCGGTGGGCGCTCGCTCGCACGAGAGGAGAGCCTGGTGA
- a CDS encoding phage protein Gp27 family protein: MAKRRPKTGDKRLTRQPLNIDRLPTEMHDRILFERTRNGRTWLELEALSPTFTKEWEKVAPEIQQLFPGLRLPKSNLHRWYDLRVEQVQQESQLEVERARAVAESFAHVERGDLDAAVTNALTDQIFALTENVDERSRKALRGDLIKLGRLLVQRKRAEIQEKQAETEQARVELLKQKLDKLTNDAAKKLEKGQQLTKQDIDRIRERTFGLPPA; the protein is encoded by the coding sequence ATGGCGAAGAGAAGACCAAAGACGGGCGACAAAAGACTCACGCGGCAGCCGCTGAACATCGATCGTCTGCCAACTGAGATGCACGACCGGATTCTGTTCGAGCGCACAAGGAATGGGCGCACCTGGCTGGAGCTGGAAGCGCTCTCGCCGACGTTTACGAAGGAATGGGAAAAGGTCGCACCGGAGATACAGCAACTCTTCCCTGGGCTGCGATTGCCGAAGTCGAATTTGCACCGCTGGTATGACCTGCGAGTTGAGCAGGTGCAACAGGAATCGCAGTTGGAAGTTGAGAGAGCACGCGCTGTTGCTGAGAGTTTTGCGCACGTCGAGCGCGGCGACCTGGACGCAGCCGTAACAAACGCTCTCACGGATCAGATCTTTGCACTGACTGAAAACGTCGACGAGAGGAGCCGCAAGGCCTTACGCGGCGACCTGATCAAACTCGGACGACTACTAGTGCAACGAAAGCGTGCGGAGATACAGGAGAAGCAGGCCGAAACCGAGCAAGCACGCGTTGAGCTGTTGAAGCAGAAGCTGGACAAATTAACGAATGACGCCGCCAAAAAACTCGAAAAAGGTCAGCAGCTCACGAAGCAAGACATCGACCGTATCCGTGAGCGGACCTTTGGGCTCCCGCCCGCATAG